The Aspergillus nidulans FGSC A4 chromosome VII nucleotide sequence TCACTGGATCTGCTGCCCAGTGGATTGTCAGTGGTGCCGGTATGGCgttggctttggctctggcGTAAGCCCAGCCTAGGCACATCTAGAAACTGGTAATAATTACCTTGATCATGTCTATAACTACGATCTTGCATGGGAGATATCTTGGATGAATGTGATATGTATCCTTCTGATGTCAACTTCACCCAACATATTGCCTCGTAGGTACCAAATCGCATGTCTCATGAATGATTTCCATGCTTATAATTTTCAGCTATTGGAAAATCCTTCCCTAGGCCAACTGCTTCCTTCGTTAGTTGGTCAGCGGCTCCATTGCCTGGGTCCCCGCAGTCTCCCGGGACCCATTGTAGTGAGGACCCATATTTGTATTTAAactatatttatataatcGATAACACCCAGGACTTACCCCCTGGAGGCCGATGCCCCAGTAGAGGACGAAGGGTCACGTGTTTAGACGGTGAACAACGGCCGTAAATGATAACAATCAACCAACCTCCTTTTGTGAGTATCCTTTTAATTACCGTTCAATCTGTCAAAATGTCTGTCTTTCCCCCCATACTTGCTTGAGACTCCGTCCACAAGGTCTTGAACATCTCTGCTTGAGCAAGGAAGATCGAGAGATGAAATGCGTAGAGAGACATAGACGATGTTGACTATCTTAAGCTATTCTGAGGATAAGGCACAAGTAACAATCTAGTTACATTGTAGGTGAATAGCCTTGAGTACTCAGTGATCATGGAGCTTTGCCACAAACACTTTGGTCTTTGTCGTAACAGAAGTTGCTATGATTACTGTAATCAACCCTTGGCATCATGTCAGTATCTTGGTGCTGCCATGATTAGATTGAACTTCTATTCTCTGTGGGAGTTCCCGCTCTCTGAGGTGGCCCAGCAGGTTATCAGAGGGGTCAATTAGTTGGTTGTCATATCTTGCCCTGTTATACAGGGAACAATGCCTAATTACTGCTAAGCCACAAGAGAATCAACTGAGACTGCCAGGAGACTAGACGCAGCAGATGTCGGCTTTGGTGCGTTGAGAAGTTTGCAGATCTCCCTTGTGAGCTTCAAGAGCGCATGACCAAAGTCAAGCTTGTTAATATAGTAAAAATCTCCCCGGCTACAATAGATGCTGCTGGGGGCTTAGGAGCTGTTGTCTGAGTACCTACCTTAAGTAAGCAGATCCTGAGGTTTATGGCTAGGCAAGATAAGCAGGTCGCTCGAGGCAAGTAAGGCACCTGAGCTAAAGGTGAGAATCTCACCCTCTTCTCGCCCAGGCCGCGCGACGGTAAAGCGGCCTGACGCTAATCCCGTCTGGGCGACACCCACCCAACTTCTATCCGCGTTGAAGCCACCATTATCAACGCGGATGAAAGTGCAAAGAGCCCTGAGTGCCTTGCCGCTTCAAAGTAAGAGACAATATGTTTAGGATAAGAAGGTGAGAAAACTTAGGCCAATTCTATAAGTCGCTCAAGCTTAAGATAAGTAGCAAGGGCTCTACCAAGTTTTAATCAATACTTTTTCAACGGTATGATAGATACTTTTACCTTGCCTTACTTATTTGCCTGTCTATAGTGCTCACATAACCTAATAACCTGGTTTTACCAGATCTAAGATACAGGAAAATCATACCATTTTCAAGGTTAACAGAATGAAATGAGTTCACAAAACGACTAACAGAACCTGGGCCATGGCAGTTGGAAGTCAGGGTAGACTGGAGATACGGGCAAGGCAGCTGGAAGGCAAGCATATTGGGACAGACGATTGGATTGACAACTTATACTCGTAGTGAATAGTTATCGTTCGCTGCCTCGACGAAGTCCGCAACCATCATATTCTGTCGAGTCGCCGGGTCGTCCATGAGTTTCTTCTACGATGGTAGGTGTGAGGCCACGGAGTCCTGCAGATATTTAGATTCCAAAGCTTGTCCGATTCCTTTGGAGATATCCCCACAACTGCATCCGCCGATAGTGCCCGTTAAGTTGCTATGGCGTTGGTCTAGGGCCTAACAGATGAAGCTCTGTTGACAAAGCCATACTCATCAGCCTTCACCCAGTTCTCTTGCCCCTCGAGTGTCGCAAACTAATCTGGTGGCCACGTTCCGCAAGGGCCCGGCCAATTTCCAAATAAGAACTATTGTGCGTTTTTATTTTTTCAGGTCTATCCTACCCAGCGCGGGCGTGTTCCGGACCGCGCACCTACCGGCATGTGTGAGCTCTCCCGTGGTAGCCACCAGCAAGATGCTTCGAGATGGATGCACCTGGCTTGACTCATCATGAGAACATTGAATTGTTTTTCGAGATTACCGTAGAAATGTCGCAGAATTGGCCCTCAGGATACATTCCGATTACCCTCAAACCACCACGGAGCTCGGCCTTTTTCACGTATTTGATTGCCCGTCTGGGGGAAGTTGGAATCTAGACTGTCTTTGGTTGCGCACCAGTCATAGTCTATCTACTTATATGATTATCCACATATGTAACCGAATTAGGGTCTCGAAAGAGTGAGAGGGTAGATTCCGCGAGCCGAACCGGCGCCGACTTGGATCTCTCCACCGGGATGCACCAATCCTGAGACTGGACATCACAGTAACTCAGATTGCGGCGTGTGAGGTAGAAATACACAGTTCTGCTCTCGCTGGAGTCCAAAGACACCTTCTCGAAGCCACCAAGCACACGAATTGGGTCTCATCGGGAACGCTATATCATACAGGTGCCTGCTGATGACCAACTAGCGTTCTTACGCCTAATGTAAAGCGTTACAGAAAATCATTGCGAGATCCGCAGTGTAAACGGGTTTTGATGCTCTCACTTCATTTACATCTGAGTTCTAGGTAGTGTCGCAAGGGTACTAAAAAGCATCATATAATCGTAACAGGTTCATGCAGCCAAACGTAGTATCCGACGGACTGGCTTCAGACTTATTGCTTCATCCCCGTCGCCCGGAGCAAGTTCCCAATAGCACTATGgcccttcttccctctctcctccagtTTCGTACGGCGGTCTTCTCCTAACGGACGCACCTCTAAACCAGCACGGATAATATTCGACCGTAGCAGCCGAAGATGTGCTTCCCTAACGTAGTTATCTAGACTGTCGAGGACTGCTTCTTGCACTTCTATGCGCTTATCGCCTTGGGTGGAAACGAGGACATGCTTCTCAAGGTCGATACGAGCGTCCAACGTGCCGTCTTGGATGAGGCTGATCAATTCCTGGACAAAGGCTGACTTTGAGTCGCTTTGACTGGACTGGCTTGTGGGGTTTCCGAGAACGAAGATCTTGGCCATAGATTCGAGTGAGACACGGTTGAAGGGAATAAGATATTGTTGAATAGACTTTGTTCGGATTCGGTTGTATAGAACTTGAACATGGCGCTGGAGGTGGATGTCGAGCAGGTAGTCAGCTCGGTATGCTTCGAGGATTTCGAGACATGGTCGGAATTTGGAGTTGCAAAAGAATGAAATAGCGCGGCGGATGTGAGGCTCCAACTCTAGGAAGTTGCGGAACGAACTATTGTCCAGGACACGGCGCTGAAGCTCGTTGCGGTCCATGGAGGCTAGGGCACAGAGACCGCCGTATACCGCGACGTCGTTCGAGGTCAGAACTTCATTAAACGTGTCCCCTAAGCTGGGGTCCGTCGCAATGAAGCTGTTTGCGGCTTCTAAGTATGACCCGGAATGTAGCTGTGATAGCCCCATGGCTGCTGAAATCTTAGGCTGGTGTTTGGCTTGTTCTTCCGGCTTCCCCCCCTGACTCCGGAGCCGATGCACATTGGATTGTACGTTCAGCCAGTCCCCGCGCTCAATCGCCACATTTATGATCTTGAACAACATCGACGCGATGTGACTGGGGGTTGTGCAGAAGTCTCTCATACGGGAATAAGCCTTGAATGCAGAAGTCAGGTCGCCGATCCGATGGTAATGCTGGCCGAGCTCCTCATTTCCCATCTATGAAAATGTCAATTATGAAACCAGTTAACGACGAAGCGATTACGCATACCCGGATACTCTCTTTAATCAAGTTATTTTTATATCCCCTAAGCTCATGCTCTAATCGGTCCGTCTCGGCTTTGACAACCTTCTGTGACCTTTCCACCCAGTCCGAGTCAATGGTAGCCTCGGGCTCATTTGGTGCAACATCCGCAAGTGCTTGAACTGCGCGCAGGTACCGAGCAACGTCTTTACCAGACTTGGCCTCCGCAATTGCAGCTTTGAgggcatcaacagcaaggtACGAGGAGCAGGTCCCGATAAGGTATAATCGATTGAACCGAGTCCGGCCTTTTTGCGAAGGTATCAGCCAGGAGTTTGCTGTAGAAGAACGGAGTTCCAGCACTCACCGGTATAATTTGCGATGTAGGATTCCAGCTCGAATTTAGGTGCTTCTATTAGGTGTTAGCTAATATCACCACGCTCGCAAGCGGCAAATATACCTTCCACTCTGACTAACGGCGCCGCAGAAGTAGATACAAGGCCAGTAATTGGATCCGGATCTACTCCCATAGAGCCCGAGGCCTGGGGTGCATATGAACTCAATAGGGCTGCTTCGCCGGCTTCTGGTAACATGGGCTCCATTGCGTCTATGCTGGACAGCTCGTCCACAAATATCAAAAGGCAAAGCAATACCAACGAAACAGGGATGCGTCTCAAGAGATATAGTGAGAGGGGGAGATCTGAAGACTTCCCACAGCCCTCTTAGTCGGCAACAATGAGACACAATCGATAAGTCACTTCAGTGGGAAGGCAACTGAGGGATGTCTGGCTCGAGCGCGGTCCGCTGTCCGCTGTTGGGATCTTCCACGAATCCAAGGGCAACTATTTCGGAGACAAAGCTTCAGCGTGGAATATTCGGGGAtcttgaaagagaaaaggaggGGTGATGGTTTCTGCTTGTCTTCAGCGGAAACATCATCCTTGTATGGTGACCTAGATAAGTCGGTCATAATCCCACCGCCCAGTCCACCGCTTATGGTCAATGTTGAGAAGGTGCTCTCTCCATTTCCGTCCGTTAAGCCCGTACTTAAAATTAAAACCACACACCTCttggttagtagtatggtgggtgaccacaaGCGCAGCTATATCAACATCCTGCCAGCATCATCCCTGACTCTTGGAGAAGGTTGGCAACCAGTTGGATATCGGTACGATTGTTCTCTAACCTTTAGATTCGAGACATAAATTACCTGTTGTGGCTATTCGTTAGAGAATAGTCGCCTAATATGACATATCGTCATCACCGCCCGTCAGCACCCAAGCCATCTATCTAGTGCTTATATAGAGTGCCGAATGCGAAAGATTCAATTATCAAATCAGACGGGAGACCTATTCCTAAGAAGGAGAATAGAAGCTGCTTATATGACTCAATCTGTATACTTAGGCAGCCTATTGCCGGGAATACTTAACATGAGGGAGACAACTACGGTAACGTAATTTCACCGCCGGTCCGCTCACTCTATAAACATGTTTATATACGATGAACTGAGCAGAGATAGTGGTCTTCTTCTATTTACAACCCACTGGATGCTTTCCATGCCTACTAGCAGGGAGGGAGGAGGGACGGATTTGGTCTCTATAGATGCTGATAACCTATGCAACCCCCAGATCATCGCCGACCAGAATGCATGAGGCCTCAACTAAAATCTATATGTATCATAGATAGCTACAGGAAAGTTGCCGTTAATGACGAGGTATGCATTCGCGCGGCGATTGTGTCTAGTTCTAACAAGCTTCCTACCATGGGCCTATGCATCCAGGCTTAATACTTTGGTCGTCAGTATCTAGATCTACACATTAGCCTCCCGCTCAGTCTTCCCGCCCCACCAGTGCTCAATCATCAGCCTAGACCCGTCTTCCACCTATAACTGCAGGTAGGTCTGCAGAGGCTCTAGACCTTCTAGTCTTGTGCCTTGCTATATCTGTCCTGCCTAAGCACGAGCCTTGCTTGGGAAAAACTTACGCTAATATACTGGCATTAAATTAGATCCAGTAGCCTAGGTATAGTGATTAAGTCAGTTCAGGTACCCAAAGACGCTCCTTGACTGAAAGCCAAATAAAATGATCGAGGTGGTaggccagctcaagaaagCCTAGGCTTGGGGTGGAAGGGCTTGAGGCTATCAGGCTCTGAAACGACATCAGACCAAACGGAATCCATGATTGCTGCAATAAACCTCCTTATATTCCAGCAATAAATGTGCTCCTGCCGGCCGGGACAAATCTCCGGTCATTGTATAAAGGAGTTCCTTCCCCTGTGTGAGGTAATACTCAGTGTAATGAACTGTGCAGTTTCTATGAAGCCACTGCAATCTGCTGTACCATTATCTATTCACCCATTACAAGTCTCAGCGTGAAGCGCAGCCAGTACCACGAGGTGCCTCTCAGCCTACTTATCAAACCTAGAAAGCTCCGTAGAGTTATGTTTCGGTAATAGCAACCGCTAACACCTGTCAGCCCACCGAATGCTCACATTAGAGTATCAGCCAACAAATAAGGAACATAGCAAACCTCCTTACCGGCCAACCAAAATCGGCACCATAACCTCGTCGAATGAAGACTGCTCCAGTCGTGGCACATCATCACAGTCTGTATCAATGGCTGTTGTTCATCACATGCGGCAGCTAGCCCTATAGTGAGTTCATCAAACAATGCAATATCATTGTTAGCTGGCATTCAAAACACGTTTTGACTAGGCCTTGTTCAAGCTGGTGCAAAGCCGATAATCCCAAAGAGAGCACTCACAACAAAGGGCTTGAAAGGATCTCTAACAAAGGTCTTGGTCCTGCTTGTCTCTTGGGTTATAAATGAATTGCAGCCCTGCCACACTGACAAAACAATTGTCAAACTACCGCAAAAGACTCTCGAGACTACCATCAGCTTTACCAATAACCATATCACTCCTCTCACTACATTCTGGGGTCTACCATCGTGGCGGGTAACTCAATAATGCCTTTTGCAACTCCGATTAAGACGTCGGCGGGAATTACTCTGCCAGTCGATCTCAAGGAAGCCTCTGTGGAGACGGCATCGATGACCACCGCAATTGTTGCGCATACCTTACGCGGTATGGACTGTATGAGCTATAAGATAAGCACAGGATTTGCCGTCGGAAGCAACAAAAAGCTTGACCTCGCGTCGAATAAATGGTGGCTGCTTATATCCTTTGATACACCCAAGAACGCCAAACCAAcctgggaagaagatataataCGTGACCTGATGAACAGGCTGGGTCTACCAGTTTCTGAGGCCATTCCACCCAGTGACCGTGATAGTGCCCTATTGCAAGCTCAAAACGGCGAGCAGTCCAGTCGCATGGCGAGAATCAGGTCAAAGATCCGGACTATGCAGCAGACATCCCGCCTCAACAGTCTGAAATCCCGTCTGGACAGCCTGACGCTTCATCATGAAAAGACAGTCAGGGTGTACGACGATATACCTTTCCTTCTTAGTTATGGGGCGCATGATGCAGATTTTGCTATCTACGACGAATTATGCCGTCATCTGCAGGCGGGTGGTGAGACCAGACTCTGTGGTTTCGCCTTTACACTGAGGGAGCTCCAAACCTGGGATAAGATAGACGAGAGACTAGGTATTGTTTGGCGGTCCAAAAAGTCCAGGCCTATGGCGCCCCATCGTATTCGGACGGCGAGTATCTTAGGACTTTAGGGTAGAATCCCCCAACTAACCGAGGGTCTACAGCAGATTACAGAGCTCGGTGCACCATGAATAGGTGTAGAGTTTGACTACAGCCTTGAATAATTCTTACTCGCTGGTATTTGTTAGATCAATTTTCCCCATCATTCTGTATTGTTGCTTTGAATGTTGCGATACTTGCTCCTTACTCAGACCATTCTTGTTCCAAGGCGGATGGAGGAAGCCGATTTCTCAATCCCGGTAAACTCTCACTTCATATAACCAGTTCCATTGCCATGCAAAATCAGTAGATGACAGGAGTATTAGTATTATCGCTGAACCCGAGGTAAACATCATGAAATAAACTAAAGCAAAGCAGGAGATCCCGTCAGTAGCAGTGATAACTCATCAAGAAATAACACGCTATAGTATGCCATGCCAGAAAAGCATGCATGCATGCACGCAATCAATCGAACTTCTAGAGCAAAATCGTAAAACCAGCGAAGAATCCACCTAGCACGGCAAAAAGCCCATACACCTGCCTCAAATCCGTCACAGGCCTTACAGCAGCgccctcgtcatcatcaggcaGGCCCGTGAAGGGCGCgagagaagaagtggtgGAGGTAGTTGTGCTCGTCGCGGTCGAAGACCCATTGGTAGAAGTCGTATTGACGAGTTTAGGGTTCTGCGCACCGCATGGGTTGCTGGTGCGGCAACTGTCCTGGCAGCTGGAGTCGCCTTGGCTGCAAGCGGCCACGCAGTTGTTGTTTTCTTCCGTGCAGAGGAAGTACGGGATCGTTTGGGAGTATTCGGAGGCGTTGGGGGATTGGCCGTTGTCGCAGACGCAGTTATAGGCTAGCGTGTCCTGATTGCAAACAAGAGTTAGAGGTTAGTTTACCAAGTCAGATTTGATAGATGGTGATTGTGTATCTGGAGAAAGTAATTGGCAAGTCAACATACATCATCGCAGGTGTTGGATGTTGGGTCACCGGATGCGCCGGGGAGCTgcaggcagagaagagggcaGGAGGAGGTTTGTGCTATGCACCATTGCTCTGTGGAGATTGACCGTTAGACTACTGCCAATATAGACGTATCCGAAAGAGGCCATACTTTTCGTGCCATCGTCGAGGCTCTGGATATCTACCGTTGTTGTACTGGCATCTTGGCTGATTGCAAGGCCAGCCACAGAGGCGAAAGCGAGCACGGAGCGGAACAGGACCATTTGGATGATCTGGTAGCGACTGTAGAGAAACTATGGAGTTCACGAAACTTGGTAAGGAGTTCTATCCAGAAACGAGAGAAACAGAGCCCCCCCGGAGAAAGCTCGATGCGAATATTCAGGTCTTGATAGTCGAGAAGAACCCCG carries:
- a CDS encoding COP9 signalosome complex subunit 1 (transcript_id=CADANIAT00008114), producing the protein MEPMLPEAGEAALLSSYAPQASGSMGVDPDPITGLVSTSAAPLVRVEEAPKFELESYIANYTGRTRFNRLYLIGTCSSYLAVDALKAAIAEAKSGKDVARYLRAVQALADVAPNEPEATIDSDWVERSQKVVKAETDRLEHELRGYKNNLIKESIRMGNEELGQHYHRIGDLTSAFKAYSRMRDFCTTPSHIASMLFKIINVAIERGDWLNVQSNVHRLRSQGGKPEEQAKHQPKISAAMGLSQLHSGSYLEAANSFIATDPSLGDTFNEVLTSNDVAVYGGLCALASMDRNELQRRVLDNSSFRNFLELEPHIRRAISFFCNSKFRPCLEILEAYRADYLLDIHLQRHVQVLYNRIRTKSIQQYLIPFNRVSLESMAKIFVLGNPTSQSSQSDSKSAFVQELISLIQDGTLDARIDLEKHVLVSTQGDKRIEVQEAVLDSLDNYVREAHLRLLRSNIIRAGLEVRPLGEDRRTKLEERGKKGHSAIGNLLRATGMKQ
- a CDS encoding uncharacterized protein (transcript_id=CADANIAT00008116), which gives rise to MVLFRSVLAFASVAGLAISQDASTTTVDIQSLDDGTKKQWCIAQTSSCPLLCLQLPGASGDPTSNTCDDDTLAYNCVCDNGQSPNASEYSQTIPYFLCTEENNNCVAACSQGDSSCQDSCRTSNPCGAQNPKLVNTTSTNGSSTATSTTTSTTSSLAPFTGLPDDDEGAAVRPVTDLRQVYGLFAVLGGFFAGFTILL
- a CDS encoding uncharacterized protein (transcript_id=CADANIAT00008115); its protein translation is MPFATPIKTSAGITLPVDLKEASVETASMTTAIVAHTLRGMDCMSYKISTGFAVGSNKKLDLASNKWWLLISFDTPKNAKPTWEEDIIRDLMNRLGLPVSEAIPPSDRDSALLQAQNGEQSSRMARIRSKIRTMQQTSRLNSLKSRLDSLTLHHEKTVRVYDDIPFLLSYGAHDADFAIYDELCRHLQAGGETRLCGFAFTLRELQTWDKIDERLDQFSPSFCIVALNVAILAPYSDHSCSKADGGSRFLNPGKLSLHITSSIAMQNQ